A genomic region of Mus musculus strain C57BL/6J chromosome 7, GRCm38.p6 C57BL/6J contains the following coding sequences:
- the Cacng6 gene encoding voltage-dependent calcium channel gamma-6 subunit isoform X1, translated as MMWSNFFMQEEDRRRTAVGRRRAQEQQNLGLTPEREGKIKLGLLVAIVGATLAVLAVGTEFWVELNTYKTNGSAVCEAAHLGLWKVCIKRLWQADVPAGRETCGPAELPGEANCTYFKFFTTGENARIFQRTTKKGLLLFVSLEVFRHSVGALLQGVNPETPPAPRLAYEYSWSLGCGVGAGLILLLGGVCFLLLTLPSWPWRSLCPKWGGPTA; from the exons ATGATGTGGTCTAACTTCTTCATGCAAGAGGAAGACCGACGCCGGACAGCTGTGGGCCGGCGTCGTGCCCAAGAACAGCAGAATCTCGGCTTGACTCCGGAGCGAGAGGGCAAGATCAAGCTGGGGTTGCTGGTGGCAATCGTGGGTGCTACGCTGGCTGTGCTGGCTGTGGGCACCGAGTTCTGGGTGGAACTCAATACATACAAGACCAATGGCAGCGCCGTCTGTGAGGCCGCCCATTTGGGGCTGTGGAAGGTGTGCATCAAGCGACTGTGGCAGGCGGATGTGCCCGCGGGCAGGGAGACCTGTGGCCCAGCTGAGCTGCCAGGAG AAGCAAACTGCACCTACTTCAAATTCTTCACCACGGGGGAAAATGCGCGCATCTTCCAGCGAACCACCAAGAAAG GCCTGCTGCTCTTTGTCAGCCTGGAGGTGTTCCGGCATTCCGTAGGAGCCCTGCTGCAGGGAGTCAACCCTGAGACCCCTCCAGCTCCACGCCTGGCCTATGAGTATTCCTGGTCCTTAGGCTGTGGTGTGGGCGCTGGTCTAATCCTGCTGCTGGGGGGAGTCTGTTTCCTCCTGCTCACCTtgccttcctggccctggaggtCACTGTGCCCCAAGTGGGGTGGCCCAACCGCCTAG
- the Cacng6 gene encoding voltage-dependent calcium channel gamma-6 subunit translates to MMWSNFFMQEEDRRRTAVGRRRAQEQQNLGLTPEREGKIKLGLLVAIVGATLAVLAVGTEFWVELNTYKTNGSAVCEAAHLGLWKVCIKRLWQADVPAGRETCGPAELPGEANCTYFKFFTTGENARIFQRTTKKEVNLAAAVIAVLGLTAMALGCLCVIMVLSKGAESLLRLGAVCFGLSGLLLFVSLEVFRHSVGALLQGVNPETPPAPRLAYEYSWSLGCGVGAGLILLLGGVCFLLLTLPSWPWRSLCPKWGGPTA, encoded by the exons ATGATGTGGTCTAACTTCTTCATGCAAGAGGAAGACCGACGCCGGACAGCTGTGGGCCGGCGTCGTGCCCAAGAACAGCAGAATCTCGGCTTGACTCCGGAGCGAGAGGGCAAGATCAAGCTGGGGTTGCTGGTGGCAATCGTGGGTGCTACGCTGGCTGTGCTGGCTGTGGGCACCGAGTTCTGGGTGGAACTCAATACATACAAGACCAATGGCAGCGCCGTCTGTGAGGCCGCCCATTTGGGGCTGTGGAAGGTGTGCATCAAGCGACTGTGGCAGGCGGATGTGCCCGCGGGCAGGGAGACCTGTGGCCCAGCTGAGCTGCCAGGAG AAGCAAACTGCACCTACTTCAAATTCTTCACCACGGGGGAAAATGCGCGCATCTTCCAGCGAACCACCAAGAAAG AGGTAAACCTGGCAGCTGCCGTGATAGCTGTGCTGGGCCTGACGGCCATGGCCTTGGGCTGCCTCTGTGTCATCATGGTGCTCAGTAAAGGTGCAGAGTCCCTGCTCCGATTGGGAGCTGTCTGCTTTGGCCTCTCAG GCCTGCTGCTCTTTGTCAGCCTGGAGGTGTTCCGGCATTCCGTAGGAGCCCTGCTGCAGGGAGTCAACCCTGAGACCCCTCCAGCTCCACGCCTGGCCTATGAGTATTCCTGGTCCTTAGGCTGTGGTGTGGGCGCTGGTCTAATCCTGCTGCTGGGGGGAGTCTGTTTCCTCCTGCTCACCTtgccttcctggccctggaggtCACTGTGCCCCAAGTGGGGTGGCCCAACCGCCTAG